A part of Miscanthus floridulus cultivar M001 chromosome 6, ASM1932011v1, whole genome shotgun sequence genomic DNA contains:
- the LOC136456769 gene encoding pentatricopeptide repeat-containing protein At5g39980, chloroplastic-like: MPPTTAAAAATALPSPSHRRVPAAKSVWLNPNLPTSHPLHQRHKSAAELQQRQHENRTIDVPALVTALSAARKAPDLAAVLAPHRPVSARLLGALLSRLTDPRRAVALLDLLAPDLPAPELLIPYNLLLRSACRAGELRLASGLLLEMRERGVTPDAFSYSTLLAALTRAGHLDHALTFLPLMEDDAVAPDLILFSNLIHLALRGGDAPKALTLFSRLRAAGIRPDLKAYNAAVAAYCKSDLIRDAKWLLLHDMPAHGVAPDAQTYSPILSALARRGRHLAAVSLFSHMRAVARVKPDLSVFNIILNAYGQLDLAREADRLFWSMRRAGVPPSVVTYNTMLRVYGDAGLFGEAVHLFDLMRSASDGNGGAGSGVKPNVVTYNTVIAIYGKSLEGEKAGRLVQDMQAIGVQPDAITYSTILSIWVKAGKLDRAAKLFEKLREAGTEIDPVLYQTMVVGYERAGLVSQAKRLLRDLKDPEGIPKETAIKILASAGRLEEATWLFRRAANTGEIKDSSVHRAMMDLYAKNRRHRNVIEVFDEMRKLGQLPDSETIATAMNAYGKLKDFDKAAALYQAMREEGCVFSDRVHFQMISLLGAHQDFEALELLVGELSHDPSIDKRELYLVAAGVYERAYKIDKASQIISQIRSSNEFDVQKVR, from the coding sequence ATGCCGCCCACTACagccgcggccgcggccacggCGCTCCCATCCCCTTCTCACCGCAGGGTCCCCGCCGCGAAATCCGTCTGGCTGAACCCCAACCTGCCCACCTCTCACCCCCTCCACCAGCGCCACAAGTCCGCCGCCGAGCTCCAACAACGGCAGCACGAGAACCGTACGATCGACGTCCCCGCCCTCGTGACCGCGCTCTCCGCCGCGCGGAAGGCTCCCGACCTGGCCGCCGTGCTCGCCCCGCACCGACCCGTCTCCGCGCGCCTCCTCGGTGCGCTCCTCTCCCGCCTCACCGACCCGCGCCGCGCCGTCGCGCTGCTCGACCTCCTCGCGCCGGACCTCCCCGCCCCCGAGCTCCTCATCCCCTATAACCTACTCCTCCGCTCTGCCTGCCGCGctggcgagctccgcctcgcctccgGCCTCCTCCTCGAGATGCGGGAGAGGGGCGTGACCCCCGACGCGTTCTCGTATTCCACCCTCCTCGCCGCGCTCACCCGCGCGGGCCACCTCGACCACGCGCTCACCTTCCTGCCGCTCATGGAGGATGACGCCGTGGCTCCGGACCTtatcctcttctccaacctcatccaCCTCGCCCTCCGCGGTGGCGACGCGCCCAAGGCGCTGACGCTCTTCTCCCGGCTGCGCGCCGCGGGGATCAGGCCCGACCTCAAGGCGTAcaacgccgccgtcgccgcctacTGCAAGTCCGACCTTATCCGCGACGCCAAATGGCTGCTGCTCCACGACATGCCGGCCCACGGCGTCGCGCCCGACGCGCAGACCTACTCCCCCATCCTCTCCGCGCTGGCGCGAAGGGGGCGGCACCTCGCGGCCGTGTCGCTGTTCTCGCACATGCGCGCCGTGGCGCGCGTCAAGCCGGACCTCTCGGTGTTCAACATCATCCTCAACGCGTACGGGCAGCTGGACCTCGCGCGCGAGGCGGACCGGCTGTTCTGGTCCATGCGCAGGGCAGGCGTGCCGCCAAGCGTGGTGACCTACAACACCATGCTCCGTGTGTACGGCGATGCCGGGCTGTTCGGCGAGGCGGTTCACCTGTTCGACCTCATGCGCAGCGCTTCCGATGGCAATGGTGGCGCTGGTAGCGGCGTCAAACCGAACGTGGTGACGTACAACACCGTGATTGCCATCTACGGCAAGTCGCTGGAGGGCGAGAAAGCCGGGAGGTTGGTGCAGGACATGCAGGCCATTGGTGTCCAGCCCGATGCCATCACTTACTCCACTATCTTGTCCATCTGGGTGAAAGCAGGGAAGCTCGACCGCGCTGCCAAGCTGTTTGAGAAGCTGAGGGAAGCTGGCACGGAGATCGACCCAGTGCTGTACCAGACAATGGTAGTGGGGTATGAGCGTGCCGGGCTTGTCTCACAGGCCAAGCGTTTGTTGCGCGATCTGAAAGACCCAGAGGGCATCCCCAAGGAGACAGCCATCAAAATCTTGGCGAGTGCCGGTCGTCTGGAAGAGGCCACATGGTTGTTCCGTCGTGCGGCCAACACCGGCGAGATCAAGGACTCATCGGTGCACAGAGCAATGATGGACTTGTACGCGAAGAACCGAAGACACCGGAATGTGATCgaggtgtttgatgaaatgagGAAATTGGGCCAGTTACCAGACTCGGAGACGATTGCCACCGCGATGAATGCTTATGGCAAGCTGAAGGATTTCGACAAGGCCGCGGCGCTGTACCAGGCGATGAGGGAGGAAGGCTGTGTGTTCTCAGACCGGGTGCACTTTCAGATGATTAGCCTCCTTGGTGCTCATCAGGACTTCGAGGCGCTGGAACTGCTGGTTGGCGAGCTAAGCCATGACCCAAGCATCGACAAGAGGGAGCTTTATCTTGTGGCTGCCGGCGTCTATGAGAGAGCATACAAGATTGATAAGGCATCCCAGATTATAAGCCAGATAAGAAGTTCCAACGAATTCGATGTCCAGAAAGTCAGATAA